Below is a window of Edaphobacter bradus DNA.
AAGAAGGTTGCGCTTATTTCGGGCGCCAACAAGGGCATTGGCTTTGAGACGGCACGGCAGCTTGGCAAGCAGGGCATTACGGTAATTCTCGGAGCGCGCGACCTGGCAAAGGGTGAGGCAGCGGCAGCGACGCTGAAGAAAGAGGGCATCGACACGCGCGCAATAAAGCTGGATGTGGTGAATCCAGCCGACGTGAAGGCGGTCGCCGAGAAGATCGAGAAAGAGTTCGGCAGACTCGACATTTTGGTGAACAACGCCGGTATAGCACTGGAGTCATTCTTTGGAAACAGCACGCTGGATACAAGCGAAGAGGCCCTGCGCAAGACCTTCGATACGAACTTCTTTGCGGTCGTGGCGGTGACGAAGGCGATGCTGCCGTTGCTGAGGAAGAGTGAGGCCGGGCGCATCGTGAATGTGTCGAGCATTCTTGGTTCGCTCTCGCTGCAAGCCACCGAAGGCTCGCCGATCTATGAGGCGAAGATATTCAGCTATAACGCGTCGAAGGCAGCTCTGAATGCGTACACGATCCACCTGGCCCATGCTCTCAAGGGCACGAAGATAAAGGTGAATTCAGCGCATCCGGGTTGGGTTAAGACGGACATGGGGACGGATGCTGCTCCGATGGAGATCGTGGACGGAGCGAAGACTGAAGTGGAATTGGCGACGCTGCCTGCGGATGGCCCGACGGGCGGATACTTCCACCTGGGGGAGGCGATCAGCTGGTAAGCAGACCGCGAGGCTTTACGTTCTCGCGGATGAATTGAACCGTGGTTTCAAGCGGCGTGCCGGGGCCAAAGATGGCCGCCACGCCGCTTTGCTTCAGGCGCGGCATGTCCTCTTCGGGGATGGTCCCTCCAACCACGAGAAGAATGTCCTCGGCGTTCTGCTCGCGGAGCAGAGCCGCGATGCGCGGCACGATGACGTTGTGCGCGCCGGAGAGGATGGAGAGCCCGATGCAGTCAACGTCCTCCTGGATGGCGGCCGAGACGATCATCTCGGGCGTCTGGCGGAGGCCGGTGTAGATGACTTCCATGCCGGCGTCGCGAAGGGCGCGGGCGATAATCTTGGCGCCGCGGTCGTGGCCGTCCAGACCGGGCTTGGCGACGAGAACGCGAATCGGTGGCTTGCTCATGCGGATGTGAGTATACGTTCCTGCGTGCGCGATTGTGTATCTGCAAGCGGGTTGTGGCTTAACTCTTGCGCGTCGTCTGCCAGGCCTTCGCGTATTTCCAGCTTGTGTAGGTTGAGTGATATAGGTGCAGCAGGAAGCCCTCGCGGCCATCGAGGAAGCCGAGCCGGAAGACGTAGTTCCAGAGAAAGGTGGCGGCAGGGATCAGCAGCACGTTGTAGTAGAAGCCGAGCCACGAACGGCTTGTCTGCCCCTTCGCGATGAGGATCTCTGCGCCAAGGGTGCTGTACCGGTCCATGTGCTCGAGGTAACTCTCGATGGTGGGGTAGGCGTGGTGGATAAGATCCGCGTGAAGCGTCTCAATCCTGCCTTCGACGGAGACCGTCTCGTGGACTGGCCGCTCGGTAAAGCGGGCCGGGGGAGCGAAGTTTGCGGCATGGCGGCGGAAGAGGCGCAGCTTGGGGTCGGGGTAGTAGCCGCCGTGGCGAATCCAGCGATTGAGAAAGAGGTTGCGGCGGCGGAGCATGTAGGCTTCGGCGTCGGGTTTGCCACGTAGAAGGGCGCGAATCTCGGTCTGAAGCTCCGACGTGAGTTCCTCGTCTGCGTCGAGAGAGAGAACCCATGTGCCTGTGCATTGCTCGATAGCGAAGTTCTTCTGCGCGGCGAAGCCCTTCCAGGGCTCCTGGATGACCTTCGCGTTCATCGAGCGGGCGATCTCGACGGTTCGATCTGTTGAGCCGGAGTCAACGAGGATGACCTCGTCGGCGAACCCCACGCTCGCCAGCGTCCTTGCGATATTTTTCTCTTCGTTCAGCGTGATGATGGCGACCGATAGAGTCTGCGGCATCCTCATGACCCCCTCCGGCGGGGTCTGGGCTTTTTCCTGAGAGTCGTTATTCTGCGAGAGGTACTCGACGGCCATCCCGTTTTCCGTCCCTAGCTTGTGGGCGACACTGAGACCGGCGGCGCGTGCGAGGCCTAGAAGATGTTGCCAATGTCAGGTTTTGTGGCTCCAATTGTACCGGCTTGGATTGCCGGATTGAACCGCGATGTCACTCGAGGCAGTGGTTCAGGAGAGAGTCAGGGCTCTGTCGTGGAGCTGCTCGCGAAGAAGACGCTCGGTCAGCGCGCGAAGATCTTCGCCGGTCTTAGGAAGGACGAATGCCTTTGCGGTCTCGGACCACTCCAGCTTGAAGCTGGTCGAGAGAGCGGAAATCCATATCTGGCGGACCGGAGTGTTGGGGGTAAAAACAAACTTGCTGCCCTCCTCTTCGAACAGCACGTTCAGGACACCGTTCTTCTCTTCGGTCTCGAAGGTAGCTTCGTCGGACTGCTCCTCGGCGCGGATGAGAGATTGTTTGAGGGATTCAAGGGCCTTGTCGGATTCGTGGCGGAAGGTGGCTTCGTCGAGCATAAGGATAGTTTAGCTGGGCGCAGTTCAGTGGTCAGCGCGCTTCTGAGAAGATGTTGGCACCACGTGAAAAGGCGCTCATCGTACCGCAACAATACCGGGAATGAGCGCCTGATGGTGAAGTTGTGTGCAGCTTAGAAGGGAATATCGTCGTCCGTTATGCCCTGGTCGGCGTAGTCGGGTTGCGCTGCCGGCGTGCGCTGATCGTAGCTCGCGGTGTTCGAGCGCGAGTAGCCGCCGGTGCTGCCGGCGCCTTCGCCGCGGCCGGGACCGCCGCCGAGCAGGGTCATCTCGTTGACGAGAATTTCGGTGCGGTACTTCTTTTGCCCGGACTCCTTGTCATCCCACGAGCGGGTTTGGATCTTACCCTCGATGAAGAGCTGTGTGCCCTTCTTGACGTAGTCGCGGACGATCTCGGCGGTGCGGCTGAAGGCGACCAGATTGTGCCACTCGGTCTTGTCCTGCCAGTTGCCCTGCTGGTCCTTCTGGCGGTCGGCGGTGGCCAGCGAAAAGGTCGCGACCATAGTGCCGCTTGGGGTGGAACGGATCTCGGGGTCTTTGCCGACGTTGCCGAGAAGAATAACTTTGTTGACGCCTCGTGCCATTGGGGTTGCTCCGGTTCGTTTGTGGGGTGATGGTTGAGGATAGCAGATGAAACTGTGGGTTAGCGGTGCCGGTCGCCGTAGAGCTTCATAAACGCCAGGATCAGCGTCAGGAAGCCCGTTGGCAGGCAGCCCATGGCCAGTATCAGGGCCAGCCAGCCGGAGTTGGTATGTGGGCCCTGGCGGCCGATGCCTCCAAAGAGCGTGGCGGTCAGGAGTGCGGCGAGGACTCCTGTGCCGAAGATCGCCAGGCCGGTGCGAAGAAGCTTGCGGGTGTCAGGGTGCATGGTGTGGTTAGTGGATGGCCGCCTGCATCCAGTACACGACGACTCCGGTAATGGAGACGTAGAGCCAGATCGGGTAGGTGTAGCGCGCCAGCCTGCGATGCGCCGGGAAGCGGCCGCTGAGCGACAAAAAGAAGGTAATCAGAATCATCGGCAGCGCGATGACCGACAGGACGATGTGCGAGGCCAGCAGCTTCCAGTAGAACGGCCACCAAGCGCTGAGCCGGTTGAAGTGGGTTTCGCCGTGCAGGGTAAAGTTCACCAGGTACGAAACCAGAAAGATGCTCGAGAAGATGAACGCCGTGAACATCGCCGAGCGATGCTCGAGAACTCTGCGGGCGCGTATGAAGCGATAGCCGAAGAGCAGCGCGACGGTCGAAAGCCCGTTCAGCACGGCGTTGACCAGAGGCAGCGAGCGAAGTTGCGTACCGGCGACGTCCGTGGGGGTGTGGAAGTACACCAGCCAGCAGATGAAGGCGCTCGCCAGAGCGCTGACCGCAATGATCGCAGCAATGATCGTCGGCGGTGTCCGCAGATTGGTTGACGGCAAAACGGTGGGGACATTCGGCATCAGAAGAGCAGGCGTCCTTTCGCATCAAGAATCATGGCGGCCATGAGGAGTGGAAGATAGATAACGGAGGCTTTGAGAAGGTCGCGCGCATACCTGCGCGAGGTCGCATCCAGCGGCGATCGCATGATGCGCGCAAAGCGAATCGTATACCAGAGATAGCCGAGCGAGAGTACACCGGCAGCGACCGCGTAGGGCACGCCGGTGATGCCCAGCCATGTGGGCCACAGGCTCACCGGAACCATCAGCACCGCATAAAAGAGCGATTGAATCGCCGTGGAGCGCGCTGCGAACTGTACGTCGGGTTGCGTGGGAGTCAATCGAATTCCGGCGGCGGCATAGTCTTCGCGGTACATCCAGCCGATGGCCATGAAGTGCGGGAACTGCCAGACGAAGAGGATGGCGAAGAGTGCGACGGCAGGCCACTCGATGATGCCGCGCACGGCGGTCCAGCCGATCAGCGGAGGCAGCGCTCCGGGAAAGGCCCCGACGAAGGTGTTGAGGGCCGTGATCCGCTTCAGCGGCGTGTAGATGCCCACATAGCCAATGGCGGTCAGCAGCGTCAGCGTTCCGGTCAGCAGATTGGTCGTGTCGGCAAGGTAGAGCGAGCCAAGAAAGATGGCCGCGAACCCGAGGAACAGCCCATGACTCAGCGAGATGCGGCCTGCTGCCATGGGTCGGTTCGCGGTGCGCCGCATCTGCGCGTCGGTGCGGCGCTCCAGCGCCTGGTTCAGCGCGCTCGATCCGCAGGTGACGACAGCGATCCCGGCCAACGCCTGCAGCATTCCCGCATGAAACGGGCTGATACCGCTCGCGAGCGATCCGAGATAGAATCCTGCGGCTGCCGTAATGATGACCATAACGGAGACGCGAACCTTGAAGAGTGTGGCATAGTCAGACAGGAGACCTGGCGTGGCCTTGACCGGTGCAATGACGTGATCGGATGTCGCGGAGGTAGCCACATCCCTAGAATAACGCGTTTGAATCTCGCTCGCGTTGTTCCGAGATGAGATGCTGGCACGCCACGGGCGGTTAGAGGGTTTACTTCGGGGATGTCATCGTGTGGTGAGACGCTGCCGAAGGCCCGTTGACGGTGGGCTCAAGGCTTGGGGCGCATTTGAGCAAGCAGCGAGTCCGCGTCAGGCTGCGTGTTGAGCAGATCGGCTGCTGTGAGCCAGGCCCGCCGAAGCTGTGTGATCCCATAGCGCATCTGGTCGAGCTCATCGGTCGAGTGCGCGTCGGTATCAACGACGATCTTGCAGCCGTGCTGCTTCGCGAGCCTCAGGTGAAGATCGTTGAGGTCCGCCCGCGCCGGGCTGGCGTTGTGCTCGACCGCGACGCCAAACTCCGCTGCCCGCTTCAGGATCGTGTCGATGTGCAGCGCATACGGATCACGCTTGAGGACCTTGCGGCCGGTGGGATGGCCGAGGATTCGCACATGCGGATTTTCGATGGCGCGCAGGATGCGGTCAGTCATCTGCTCGATGGACTGGTCAAAGCGGCTGTGCACGCTCGCGACCACGACATCCATCTCGGCCAGGGTTGAATCCTCGAGGTCGAGCTCGCCCTCGGCGAGGATGTCGACCTCAACGCCGGCGAGCACGCGGATGCGTCCTTTCATCTCGGCGTCGACCTCGCGGATGCGCTTCACATGCGCGAGCGCGCGTCTGTCGTCCATGCCGTTCGTCATAGCGAGGTTCTTCGAGTGATCGGTGATGGCGATGTACTTCAACCCGCGCGCCAGCGCTGCTTCGGCCATCTCGCGGATTGTGTTTGTGCCGTCGGTCTCTGAGGTGTGCATGTGCAGATCGCCGCGGATGTCCGTGAGTGTAATGAGTTGCGGCAGCGCCTGGGTGGCAGCGGCCTCCAGCTCGCCTCCGTTCTCGCGCAGCTCAGGAGGAATGTAGTCGAGATCGAGCGCGCGGTAGATCTCCTCCTCGCTCGCCGCCGCGACGATCGTGTTGTCCTCCAGCCGCGCCAGCGCATACTCGTTCAGTGTCAGCCCGCGCTTGATGGCCCTTTGGCGCAGCGCGACGTTGTGCATCTTCGAGCCCGTGAAGTACTGCAGCGCGGCGCCGTAGTTTGCGCGCGGCAGCAGCCGAACATCTACCTGCAAGTTGTTGCGCAGCGTGAACGAGACCTTGTTCTGTCCCTTGGCCAGCAGCTTGTCGATCAGCGGCAGCGATGCGACGTGCTCGACGGCAGCATTCACCACGTCCGGCTCGCACGCTGGCCCTGTCACCAGCAGGTCGAGATCGCCCACCGTCTCGCGTCCGCGACGCAGCGATCCCGCCGGCGTAATCTCGTCGATCCCCGGAAGCTCGCGAATGAGCGCGGAGATTTTCTCAGCGTGTTCGTGGGCCTGATCGATACGGAAGCGGCTGGAGTTCCTGCGGTAGTCTTCGATGCCCTTCAGCAGCTTCGCGGTGAACTTCTCGCCCATGCGCGGCAGCTTGGCCAGATGCCCCGCCTTCGCCGCGGCCTCAAGCGAGTCGATATCGGTGACCTCAAGCGCCGACCACACCAACGCGACCGTCTTCGGCCCCATACCGGGCAGCCGCAGCAGTTCGAGCATCGTCGGCTTGTACTTCGCCAGGAGCTCTTCGCGCAGCGGCATCGTGCCAGTCGCGACGATGTCCACAATGTTCGCCGCCATGCCCTTGCCGATGCCAGCGATCGCCAGCAACTGCTTCGGCTCGGCCACGAGGGTGGCAAGCTGGGTCGTCTGCTGCTCGACGGCCTCAGCGGCGCGACGGTAGGAGCGGATACGGAAGGGATCCGCGGCGTCGATCTCCAGCAGCGCTGCCGTCTCTTCAAGCAGCCGGGCAATTGTAATGTTATCCATGCGTAGACCAGTGGCTGGTCTCAGTTTGCCAGCCTGTCAGGTCGGGATGCAACGAGGCAGGGATAGGGCGGAATGTTCTATTGAACAATTCAGCGTTATAGATGGACTAACCAGAGAGGGTTTCTACCGTGTTAGCCAGCAGCGACTTCCTTCAGGCGCACAACCTGGTCCGCCTGAGGACCCTTGGCGCCCTGGATGATGTCGAATTCGACCTCATCGCCTTCTTTGAGGCTCTTGTAGCCCTCGCGCTGGATGGAGCTGTAGTGAACAAAGACATCGGCGCCATCGTTTCTGCCGAGGAAGCCGTATCCCTTTGCATTGTTGAACCATTTAACGGTGCCTTTGTACTGTGCCAAGACCCTACTCCCTTACTTTTGCTTTGCATTTCAGGTCTCCGGCCCCGGAGGCACAAAACTCCACCGCTGGGGAGGGCGACCTAACTCTATGTGACGCGCAAGTTAGGGAAGAGGTTTTCTGCAAATTCCTTTCTTTTTGAGAAGGAATATCTCAAGTCGATGCAGGGCATTACGCCGTGCGGCGGGGACAAGGCTTCGTCAGAGTCGCCCGGTCCTGCGAGCCGCGTCATAGAGCATCAATCCAATCAATGTCTTACCGTCGTGAATCTTGTTGGCCGCCACCAGAGCAAGGGCCTTCGACAGCGGCATCCTCACCACCTCGATCTGCTCGTCGTCCTCCGGCTGCGAGGCGCCCACGCTGATCTCGCGCGCCAGATAGATCTGCATCCACTCGCCCAGAAATCCCGGGCTGGCGAAGTACTTTGTCAGCAGCGTCCAGCGTTTCGCGCGGTAGCCCGTCTCCTCGATCATTTCCCGCTTCGCCGCAGCCAGGGGAGGCTCGTTCGGCTCCCTGCGCCCTGCCGGAAGCTCCAGCAGAAACTGCCCGGCGGCATGGCGATACTGCCGCTCGAGGATAATCTCCGGGTCCTTCGGGTTCATCGACTCGTCCACCGCAAGAATCACGACCGACCCGCTGTGCCGGATCACCTCGCGCGTGTTGCGGGCGCCGCCTGGCTCAATCACCTCATCCGAAGTGACAGAAAAGACCTTGCCTTTGAAGACCACCTTTGAGGAAAGAACGCGCGTCTTCGCAGACTTTTTCTTCGCAGCAGGCCGGATAGCCTTGCCGCCGGACCGCTTTGTTTGCATAGCCATAAGGCTACGGTATCATCCCTGCATCGGCACATGGGTCTGCGGCATCCAACGGGATGCACGTCTATTCTTTAAGAGGTCCGCAGATTTCGGCGACGGAATCGCGGCTCATGCCAGCAACGAGGATAAAAGGCCGCGATGAGCGTCGAGTGTTACCCCATTACGATCCTGCCGCACGTCTCGCAGATCTACCGCGACTATCTCGTCATGGGCGAAAGCGCCCCCGACGCGGCTGTGCGGCGCTGGTATGGGTCAGGTAACACAGGCGGCCCCTTCGCCGGGGGCTGGATGCGCTCCGAGCTCCCAGAGATCGCTGCCGGGCGTCTGGCCGATGAGCTCAAGCGGCAGAACGAGGGCTTCGGCGCAGGCCCTGCCGCACTCGCGAACATTGAAAAGCTCCGCAGCGGAGCCCGCGCTGTTGTCACCGGCCAGCAGGTCGTGCTGCTGGGCGGCCCGCTGCTGACGCTCCTCAAGGCGGCCACTGCCGTATCCCGCGCGAAGGCGGCGACGAAGGCAAGTGGTGTCGAGCACGTCCCCATCTTCTGGATGGCGACCGAGGACCACGACCTGGCTGAGGTCGATAGGGTCGCGCTGCTGACCAAGACCTCCGTCGAGACACTGCGTGCCGGCCTTCACGTCCCGCACGCCGTTCCCGTTGGAGGCGTCACACCCGGCACCGAGATCGACGCCGTGCTCGAGCGCGCTACCGAACTGCTCGAATACGCTCCCGTCAGCGAGTGGCTGCGCGAGTGTTACCAGCCGGCAGACGGCAGCAGGCCCACCCTCGCGAGCGGGTTCGGACGCCTCATCTCGCGCGTCTTCGCCGAGCAGGGCCTCGTCGTCATCGACGCCTCGACGCGCGAGTTCCACGCCCAGGGCGCCTCCACACTTCGCTACGCCATCGAGCACGCCGCCGAGCTGCAGTCGACCCTTATCGCCCGCAGCGAAGAGCTTGTGCGCGAGGGCTACCACGCCCAAGTGCTGGTGGCTGAAGGAGCATCGCTGCTCTTCCTGCTCGACGAGCACACCCGAGAGCGCATTGCGCTGCGTCGGACTCCAGATGCCCAGTGGCGCGCAGGCGGAGACCTCTACACGGAGGAAGAGCTTCTCTCCATCCTCGACCGCACTCCCGAGCGGCTCAGTCCCAACGCGCTCCTGCGACCTGTCTTCCAGGACACCATCCTCCCAACTGCGGCCTACATCGGCGGCCCGGCGGAGATCGCCTACTTCGCGCAGAGCGCCGTCCTCTACGAGCGCATCCTCGGCCGCCTTACTCCGGTGCTTCCGCGCCTCAGCGCTACGCTCATCGAGCCCGCCATCGCCGCCGTTATGAGCAAGGACGAGATCCAGCTCCCCGACGCCATGACCACAGCCGACGATCTCGCACAGCGGCTCGGCGCCCGCGCCATGCCCATCGTGCTTAAGAAGAAGCTCGCTGCCGTCGGCAACGCCCTCGAAGACGAGCTCTCCGCGCTTACCGAGTATCTGCGCGGCATGGATCCCAACCTCGCTGCGTCAGCCGGGACCTCAGGCTCGAAGATGCGCTACCAGATGAACCGCCTCCGCCGCATGGCCGCCAACTACGAGTTGCAGAAGGAGGCCAGCCTGCGCAAGCACGCCGAGGCCATCACGCTCAACGCCTTCCCCGATGGCCACCCTCAGGAGCGCCTGCTTGCCGGAGTCTGGTTCCTCGCGCGCTACGGCGAAGGCCTCATCGAGCGCCTGGTCGGAGTCGCCGGAAATCAGTGTCCGGGGCACGTCGCCGTCAAGTTGTAGACTGTCTATACGAGGTCTTATTGAGTTCTGCGACGGCAAACCTGCGAGCCAAATGGATTCTGGTCGCATTTCTCGTGTTCATAGGCATCTTCGCGGGTAGTATTACCTGCCGGCTCTCAAAGGGATGCCATGTCCCGCAACGAGCCGCCTGCCGCGCGATCGGAGCGAATGGCAGTCTTTTTGCTGCGAATCGCGAGGACTCTCCTTCACCGCCGCCTACCCTCGGTTTCATCCTTCTCGCGCTGCTGCTCAATCCTTTCGTCTTCCGCTTCATCAGGGCGCGCCACTCGCATTCGACAATACGCCGCAGTGTTCGAACGAGTCTCTGGCTGCCTCCACTGCTCTTTCGTCCCCCGCCAGTCATCTCCGTCACCTAGCGCGCTCATCGCTTCACGGCGATTCCTGCCACGCTCTCCGCGTGGTGCGGCTTCATCTCTAAATGCGCGAACAGCACTCTGTTCAGGAGATACAAAATGTTGGCAGTAGAGGGGATCCCTCCGTCTTTTCCATCTTCCACAGATCAGGACATGGCTCAAATCGTTCACGCCCGGCGGCGTGAACTAACAAGTCTCATGCTCGCAGAGAAGAGCTACTTTGAGCGGATAGCGACCGCGATCTTACGAAACGCAACCGACGCGGAAGATGTCGTCCAGACCTCGTTCTGTGCCGCGTGGAAGGCCATCGCTGCGTTTCGCGGCGAATCTTTGCTCAAGACCTGGTTCACACGAATCGTCACGAACCATGCCATTCTGGCTCTCAGAAAGATGGGCCGAGGCAAGCTTGTGTCTATCGAGGACGATCCGAAATATCTTCAAAGTTACGAGCAAGCCTCCAGTTCGGCGGTAGACGATCCTGAAAAGATCATCGTTCGCCGGGAAGCGCTCAACCTCATTCACAGGCATATTGAGCATCTGCCGGAAGAGACTCGCATCGTCTTCATACTGCACTTTTCCAACGACTGCTCGATTGAGAGAATCGCTGAATTGAGAGGCAAATCCTACCGCGCGGTCATCTCCCAACTTCACCGCGGCAAGGCGCTCCTGCGAAAGCGTGTTCGAAAGGTGCCTGCGAGCCGGGTGATCGTTCAACACACACGTTGATTGATCCTCCTGAGGACATCGTCTACGGGCTCTCTCGCGGGCCCGTAGACGATGAAACTCCTCTCCCTCATTGGGTTGCTGTTCTTCTTAGCACGCACTTCCGGTCTCCCACCTTATCGCCTTACAATGGCCAAAGAGGTGAGCTTTTATGGGCCTGAGCGACCAGCCATTTGAAGTGATGTGTCCGGACTGTGGAGCCATGTTGAAGATCGACCCGGTGAGCCGGGCCATCATCTCCCACAAATCCGCCCCAAAGAAGAAGATGTTCGAGGACTTCGGCGAAGCAGCGAAGGCCCTGCGCGAGGCCGATGCTCGCCGCGACTCCGTCTTCCAGCAGTCCGTCGAGGCGCAGAAGAACAAGGAAGACATTCTGGCCAAGAAGTTCGCCGAGGCCGTCAAGAAGGCCAAAGAAACGCCGCTCGGAGATCGTCCGCTCCGCGACTTCGACCTCGACTAGCCAACACGGTAAAGTTAAGAAATGCCTCCCATTCTGAATGCGCAGGGCCTCTCGAAGGCCTTCGGCGCGACTGCCCTGTTTCGCGATATCTCTTTCACCGTCTCCGACGGCGACCGGATCGGCCTCATCGGTCCGAACGGAGCCGGGAAGAGCACGCTGTTGAAGGTGCTCGAGGGCGAAGAGGATGCAGACTCGGGTGACGTCGCCGTCCGCAAGCGCGCCCGCATCGGTTATGTTCGCCAGGAGTCGATGTTCGCAGACGGTCTGACGGTCCGCGCGATCCTCGAAGCGGCGCTCAAACAGGGCGGAGTCGCTGAGGCCGAGCGCGAGGGCAAGCTTCGCGAGACTGCCGGTCGCATCGGCTTTCCGGACCTCGCCGCCGAAGCCGCGAAGCTCAGCGGAGGCTGGCGCAAGCGCCTTGCCATCGCCGAAGCGGTCGTCAGCGGGCCTGACGTTCTGCTGCTCGACGAACCGACCAACCATCTCGACCTAGCCGGAATTGCGTGGCTGGAGGAGCTTCTCAATGCGAGTGATTTCGCTTGTGTTCTTGTCAGCCATGATCGTTATTTTCTTGAGAATGTTGCGACGGAGATAGCGGAGCTCAACCGTGTCTATGCGGATGGTCTGCTCCGCGTCAAAGGGACGTATTCGAAGTTCATCGAGAGCCGGCAGGAGTATCTCGAAGCGCAGTCGAGGCTCGAAGAGTCGCTCCGCAACCGCGTCAAAACAGAGATCGAGTGGCTGCGTCGCGGGCCCAAAGCTCGGGCGACGAAGGCGAAGGCGCGCATCGACAATGCCTACGCTCTCATCGATCAACTTAAGGACGTAAGCTCGCGCTCGCAGACCGCGACTGCGGACATCGACTTCGCTGCCTCCGAGCGGCAGACGAAGCGGCTGGTTGATCTCGACAACGTGACCATCGAACTCGGTGGCCGGAAGATCGTCGAGAACCTGAACTTCCTCATTGCCAACGGCACGCGCGTCGGTCTCGTAGGCCCGAACGGCAGCGGTAAGACGACGCTGCTGCGGCTGCTCACCGGTGAGCTTGAGCCAACCTCAGGCTCGGTGAAGCGCGCCGCATCGCTGAAGATCGTCTACTTCAGCCAGATGCGCGAGCTTGAAGAGGGCGTCACGCTG
It encodes the following:
- a CDS encoding sigma-70 family RNA polymerase sigma factor, which codes for MLAVEGIPPSFPSSTDQDMAQIVHARRRELTSLMLAEKSYFERIATAILRNATDAEDVVQTSFCAAWKAIAAFRGESLLKTWFTRIVTNHAILALRKMGRGKLVSIEDDPKYLQSYEQASSSAVDDPEKIIVRREALNLIHRHIEHLPEETRIVFILHFSNDCSIERIAELRGKSYRAVISQLHRGKALLRKRVRKVPASRVIVQHTR
- a CDS encoding ABC-F family ATP-binding cassette domain-containing protein; this translates as MPPILNAQGLSKAFGATALFRDISFTVSDGDRIGLIGPNGAGKSTLLKVLEGEEDADSGDVAVRKRARIGYVRQESMFADGLTVRAILEAALKQGGVAEAEREGKLRETAGRIGFPDLAAEAAKLSGGWRKRLAIAEAVVSGPDVLLLDEPTNHLDLAGIAWLEELLNASDFACVLVSHDRYFLENVATEIAELNRVYADGLLRVKGTYSKFIESRQEYLEAQSRLEESLRNRVKTEIEWLRRGPKARATKAKARIDNAYALIDQLKDVSSRSQTATADIDFAASERQTKRLVDLDNVTIELGGRKIVENLNFLIANGTRVGLVGPNGSGKTTLLRLLTGELEPTSGSVKRAASLKIVYFSQMRELEEGVTLRRALAPDSDSVVYQGRVIHVASYASKFLFTSEQLNQPIERLSGGERARILIARLMLEPADLLLLDEPTNDLDIATLEILEESLLEYKGALVLVTHDRYMLDRVSTTILGLDGKGAAETFADYAQWEQWFLQKPEPEDMPAAKPAQSVSVAASAGKKKLSYLEAREFAGIEERVEAADARLEAANARVNDPEVAVDAAKLTEALAEMEAAQAEVDTLYARWAELTEKAG